In a genomic window of Carassius gibelio isolate Cgi1373 ecotype wild population from Czech Republic chromosome A3, carGib1.2-hapl.c, whole genome shotgun sequence:
- the LOC127953354 gene encoding RING finger protein 222 — protein sequence MDEESQDSECPVCYESLSDSARALSCGHHFCHDCLVRTLVNTNLNGSIKRDTIICPVCRHLTFITKPHGFTLSTAEAKRIGKTLEVPSKPTPVPPVGTDTGGLGCICRCLRRISCRLCRRRLICPKDASEVFIISELGRPMTEGDVIDIGTTSAMQQDYSSNGQRLCTISCCLLVLMITFTLLALVAATLPWVLLA from the coding sequence ATGGACGAGGAATCTCAGGACAGCGAGTGTCCGGTGTGTTACGAGAGTCTTTCGGACAGCGCCAGGGCGCTCAGCTGCGGGCATCACTTCTGTCATGACTGCTTAGTGCGAACTCTGGTCAACACCAACCTGAACGGATCCATTAAACGGGATACTATCATCTGCCCCGTCTGCAGACACCTGACATTCATCACAAAGCCCCACGGATTCACACTCTCAACGGCTGAAGCCAAAAGGATTGGAAAGACATTGGAGGTACCATCTAAACCCACTCCTGTACCCCCTGTTGGGACTGATACCGGAGGTCTTGGCTGTATCTGCAGGTGTCTAAGGAGAATTTCATGTAGACTATGTAGACGAAGACTCATCTGTCCTAAAGATGCTTCAGAAGTGTTCATCATCAGTGAGTTGGGTCGACCCATGACAGAGGGTGATGTTATTGACATTGGGACAACTTCAGCCATGCAGCAGGACTACAGCAGCAATGGACAGAGACTTTGCACCATCTCCTGCTGCCTTCTGGTCCTAATGATCACTTTCACCTTACTGGCACTGGTGGCTGCCACACTTCCATGGGTTTTGTTGGCTTAA
- the ndel1b gene encoding nuclear distribution protein nudE-like 1-B, with protein MTQGRGVVILPEAEEGNQWSRVGISISRRSSAEETRACSPTSRVGHDKVSTMDTEMMPKFSSKDEEINYWKCLSLKYKKSYHDAQEELQEFQEGSRELEAELEAQLGQAEHRIRDLQSENQRLKSEVDTLKEKLEQQYAQSYKQISMLEDDLVQTRGIKEQLHKYVRELEQANDDLERAKRATITSLEDFEQRLNQAIERNAFLESELDEKESLLVSVQRLKDEARDLRQELAVRERTSDVSRMSAPSSPTLDIDKTDSAVQASLSLPATPVGKNMEHPFIASKALTNGCGNSPLTPSARISALNIVGDLLRKVGALESKLAACRNFAKDQAARKNYTTGNGSLINNNATKFSHSLHTTYFDKTNMNGLDPLTAMSSAQTVSPPGMLPLSV; from the exons ATGACGCAAGGACGCGGTGTCGTCATCTTACCGGAAGCTGAAGAGGGAAATCAGTGGAGTCGCGTTGGCATTTCTATCAGCCGCCGCTCGAGCGCAGAGGAGACACGAGCTTGTTCGCCGACTTCAAGAGTAGGACATGATAAG GTCTCCACCATGGACACAGAGATGATGCCGAAATTCTCCTCGAAAGACGAGGAAATCAATTACTGGAAGTGCTTGTCTCTGAAATACAAGAAGAG TTATCATGACGCTCAGGAGGAGCTGCAGGAGTTCCAGGAGGGCAGTCGAGAGCTGGAGGCCGAGCTGGAGGCTCAGCTGGGTCAGGCTGAACACCGCATCCGAGATCTGCAGTCCGAGAACCAGAGGCTGAAGAGCGAGGTGGACACACTCAAG GAGAAACTGGAGCAGCAGTACGCGCAGAGCTATAAGCAGATCTCCATGCTGGAGGACGACCTGGTCCAAACCCGTGGCATCAAGGAGCAGCTGCACAAATACGTCAGGGAGCTGGAGCAGGCCAACGATGACCTGGAGAGAGCGAAGAG GGCCACTATCACGTCTCTGGAGGACTTTGAACAGAGGCTAAACCAGGCGATCGAGAGGAATGCCTTCCTGGAGAGCGAACTGGATGAGAAGGAGTCTCTGCTGGTCTCAGTGCAGAGGCTGAAAGATGAAGCTAGAG ATTTGAGGCAAGAGTTGGCAGTTCGAGAAAGGACTTCAGATGTTTCCAGGATGTCGGCCCCCAGCTCTCCCACCCTAGACATTGATAAGACGGACTCAGCAGTGCAGGCCTCCCTGTCCCTCCCAGCCACACCTGTGGGGAAGAACATGGAGCATCCTTTCATTGCTTCCAAAG CGTTGACCAATGGCTGTGGAAACTCCCCACTCACACCGTCTGCACGGATCTCAGCCCTTAACATCGTTGGTGATCTACTGCGGAAAGTTGGG GCTCTTGAGTCTAAACTAGCCGCCTGTAGGAACTTTGCCAAGGACCAGGCAGCAAGGAAAAATTACACAACAGGAAATGGAAGCCTCATCAACAACAACGCAACGAAGTTCTCTCATTCGCTCCACACTACGTACTTCGATAAGAC GAATATGAATGGCCTGGATCCTCTGACGGCCATGTCTTCGGCGCAGACCGTGTCTCCTCCTGGCATGCTCCCTCTCAGCGTCTGA
- the slc16a5b gene encoding monocarboxylate transporter 6, translating to MTEGVKIHQDAATTSVSRSRTSSLEAAETDLVSEEPDQEEEESSSAPEVQHPSTGGAEDSGGGPVAPDGGWGWVVVAATVLVLAMTLAFPSCIGIFYTDLQKDFQASNTETSWVPAIMIAVLHACGPLCSVLVECLGCRSTIIIGGILSGLGMAASSFARTLVELYITAGIITGMGFSLSFQPSITMVGHYFVRRRAFASALSSTGTALGMSILPLLANYLLSSFGWRGSFLVLGGILLNCCVCGAVMRPLGAKPKMDTRTGQTNNRHSKLKINCLSIPHEREGLKGRLRATLSTVMSFLSRHMAFDLLYSNPYFCAYALGVSWMMLGFVVPLIYLVPYATAYGMEQDRAALLMAILGLINITVRPAAALVFGLPRFRGSHKFAYLFASAVLINGLSSCICGTAASFPVLLAYVIVFGFSMSLIGSLLFTVLMDTVEMSRFPSALGLISIMQSIMLLIGPPLAGMLVDSTRQYAYVFFACSISGSTAGLFIMLSFYWLDRQKDRELKSSFTHKDTNALKPSIKMTTDCDYSPVPLHSNSVRDMETDV from the exons ATGACGGAGGGTGTGAAGATTCATCAGGATGCTGCCACAACCTCTGTATCGCGGAGCAGGACGTCCTCTCTGGAGGCTGCAGAAACAGATCTTGTGTCTGAGGAGCCGGATCAAGAGGAAGAAGAATCCTCCAGTGCTCCAGAGGTGCAGCATCCTTCCACTGGAGGAGCAGAGGACAGCGGCGGTGGCCCGGTGGCGCCTGATGGTGGCTGGGGCTGGGTGGTCGTTGCAGCTACCGTTCTGGTCTTAGCGATGACTCTGGCTTTCCCTTCTTGCATTGGGATATTTTACACAGACTTGCAGAAAGACTTCCAGGCCAGCAACACTGAAACGTCATGGGTGCCAGCCATCATGATAGCAGTGCTCCATGCATGCG GCCCCTTATGTAGTGTTCTCGTGGAGTGCCTCGGTTGCCGTTCAACAATAATTATCGGTGGGATCCTGAGCGGACTGGGAATGGCAGCCAGCTCATTTGCACGGACATTAGTAGAGCTGTATATCACTGCTGGCATTATCACAG GAATGGGATTCTCTTTGTCTTTCCAGCCGTCGATCACCATGGTGGGCCACTACTTTGTGCGGCGCAGGGCATTCGCCAGCGCCTTGTCTTCCACTGGCACTGCACTTGGGATGAGCATCCTACCATTGCTAGCCAACTATCTGCTGAGCAGCTTTGGCTGGCGGGGCAGCTTTCTGGTGCTGGGAGGGATTCTGCTGAACTGTTGTGTTTGTGGGGCTGTAATGCGCCCCCTTGGGGCCAAACCAAAGATGGATACCAGAACCGGACAGACGAACAATCGCCACTCAAAACTCAAAATCAATTGCCTTTCCATTCCTCATGAACGAGAGGGTCTGAAAGGCCGTCTACGGGCCACTCTATCCACCGTCATGTCTTTCCTGAGCAGGCACATGGCTTTCGACCTGCTGTACAGTAACCCGTACTTCTGTGCCTATGCTCTTGGGGTGTCCTGGATGATGTTGGGCTTCGTGGTGCCTCTCATTTACCTGGTTCCCTATGCCACCGCTTACGGCATGGAGCAAGACCGAGCCGCTCTACTGATGGCCATCCTCGGGTTGATCAACATCACAGTTCGGCCCGCAGCAGCACTGGTTTTCGGGCTGCCTCGCTTCCGTGGAAGCCATAAATTTGCATATCTGTTTGCCTCGGCGGTGCTGATCAACGGATTAAGCAGCTGCATCTGTGGGACGGCCGCCAGTTTCCCAGTACTGCTGGCGTATGTTATAGTGTTTGGGTTTTCCATGAGTCTCATCGGCTCCTTGTTGTTCACCGTACTGATGGACACGGTGGAGATGAGCCGCTTCCCATCCGCCCTGGGCCTCATCAGCATTATGCAGAGCATCATGCTGCTGATTGGTCCACCGTTAGCAG gaATGCTGGTTGACAGCACTAGGCAATATGCCTATGTGTTCTTCGCCTGCAGCATAAGCGGCTCCACAGCTGGTCTCTTCATCATGCTGTCCTTCTACTGGCTGGACAGACAGAAGGACCGAGAGCTTAAGAGCTCCTTCACTCATAAAGACACAAACGCACTGAAGCCAAGCATTAAGATGACCACAGACTGTGATTACAGTCCAGTGCCTTTACACAGTAACAGTGTCAGAGACATGGAGACTGATGTGTGA
- the atp5pd gene encoding ATP synthase subunit d, mitochondrial, whose product MAGRRAAVKAIDWVAFAERVPPNQRAMFNSLKTRSDSVAAKLASLPEKPAPIDWTYYRSVVAKAGMVDEFEKKFADLTVPQPVDTQTAKIDAQEQEANKTAAAYLEASKAHIAEYEKGLEKFRNMIPFDQMTIEDLNNTFPETKLDKVKHPYWPHKPIADL is encoded by the exons ATGGCTGGGCGCCGTGCAGCTGTGAAGGCCATCGACTGGGTGGCTTTTGCAGAGAGGGTCCCACCGAACCAGAGGGCCATGTTCAACAGCTTGAAGACCCGCAGTGATTCTGTAGCTGCTAA ACTTGCGTCCTTGCCAGAGAAGCCAGCTCCCATCGACTGGACTTACTACAGGAGTGTTGTGGCTAAAGCAGGCATGGTGGACGAGTTTGAGAAGAAG TTTGCTGACTTGACGGTCCCTCAGCCAGTGGACACTCAGACAGCAAAGATTGATGCCCAGGAGCAGGAGGCT AACAAAACTGCAGCTGCTTATCTGGAAGCATCTAAAGCTCACATTGCTGAGTATGAGAAGGGG CTTGAGAAGTTCAGGAACATGATTCCTTTCGATCAGATGACCATAGAAGATCTCAACAACACCTTCCCAGAGACCAAGCTGGACAAGGTCAAACATCCATACTGGCCACACAAACCTATTGCCGACTTGTAA